One segment of Gasterosteus aculeatus chromosome 3, fGasAcu3.hap1.1, whole genome shotgun sequence DNA contains the following:
- the LOC120816200 gene encoding uncharacterized protein LOC120816200 has translation MGARQSRSFSSKELNDGSAGQSGKGSGRDDQPSLSSAAERIRRNTTVHFGYSTLSLAMRALDQTPSELWELRELQKLNLSMNCLCSLPPALGALDNLVILNLWGNNLSSLPAEISLLKKLRVLFACRNRLSEVPEELGSCTCLEVLSLANNQITGLPGSLAAMRNLTKLNLSHNRITHIPACVYSMKGLVFLHLACNRLETIADQIQDLVNLKILIVEGNSIHSLPKTLCFMESLELLNVDFNDLQNVPMEMYLLSRLGRLACHPMDKGLHIIHNPLLKPIQEVLQGGLSALYNYLKPT, from the coding sequence ATGGGCGCGAGGCAATCTCGCAGTTTCTCCAGCAAGGAGCTGAACGACGGAAGTGCCGGTCAAAGCGGGAAGGGATCCGGGAGAGACGACCAGCCCAGCCTTTCCTCGGCTGCCGAGAGAATCCGTAGAAACACCACGGTGCACTTTGGCTACAGCACCCTCAGCCTGGCCATGCGGGCCCTCGATCAAACCCCTTCTGAGCTTTGGGAGCTGCGAGAGCTGCAAAAGCTAAACTTGTCCATGAATTGCCTGTGCTCTCTGCCCCCTGCTCTGGGCGCTTTGGACAATCTGGTGATCTTGAACTTGTGGGGTAACAACCTGTCCAGCCTCCCGGCGGAGATCAGCCTCCTGAAGAAGCTGCGCGTGCTTTTCGCCTGCCGCAACCGCCTGAGCGAGGTCCCAGAGGAGCTCGGCTCCTGTACCTGCCTGGAGGTGCTCAGTCTGGCCAACAACCAGATCACGGGCCTCCCCGGCAGCCTGGCGGCCATGCGCAACCTGACCAAACTCAATCTCAGCCACAACCGCATCACACACATCCCCGCCTGCGTCTACAGCATGAAGGGCCTGGTTTTCCTCCATCTGGCTTGCAACCGTCTGGAGACCATTGCGGACCAGATCCAGGATTTGGTTAACCTGAAGATCCTCATCGTGGAGGGAAACAGTATCCACTCACTGCCTAAGACGCTGTGCTTCATGGAGTCTTTAGAACTTCTCAATGTTGACTTCAATGATCTGCAAAATGTGCCGATGGAAATGTACCTACTGAGCAGGCTCGGCAGGTTGGCCTGCCACCCAATGGATAAAGGCCTTCATATCATCCACAACCCCCTCCTCAAGCCTATCCAGGAGGTGCTGCAAGGGGGACTCAGTGCCCTCTATAACTACCTCAAGCCCACGTGA